Below is a window of Escherichia coli DSM 30083 = JCM 1649 = ATCC 11775 DNA.
TATGCGCGACTATGTGACCCATCAACAAGTCATCACCCTTGTCGCCGGAACATCGCTGACCGTGCGCTACCAGCAAGCCTTTCAGGCGATGGGTTGCGACGTGACGGCGGTGGCAGGCGACACGGCATTTCAGGCTGGTATAAGGAGCATCGCTCATGCAGTGGCAAACTAAACTCCCGCTGATCGCCATTTTGCGCGGCATTACGCCCGACGAGGCACTGGCACATGTTGGCGCGGTGATTGACGCCGGGTTCGACGCGGTTGAAATCCCGCTGAATTCTCCACAATGGGAGCAGAGCATTCCCGCCATCGTTGATGCGTACGGCGATAAGGCGTTGATTGGCGCAGGTACGGTACTGAAACCTGAACAGGTCGATGCGCTCGCCAGAATGGGCTGTCAGCTCATCGTTACGCCCAATATCCATAGTGAAGTGATCCGCCGTGCGGTGGGCTACGGCATGACCGTCTGCCCCGGCTGTGCGACGGCGACCGAAGCCTTTACCGCGCTCGAAGCGGGCGCGCAGGCGCTGAAAATATTCCCGTCATCGGCTTTTGGTCCGCAATACATCAAAGCATTAAAAGCGGTATTACCACCGGACATCGCGGTCTTTGCCGTTGGCGGTGTGACGCCAGAAAACCTGGCGCAGTGGATAGATGCAGGCTGTGCCGGAGCGGGCTTAGGTAGCGATCTCTATCGCGCCGGGCAGTCCGTAGAACGGACTGCGCAGCAGGCAGCAGCATTTGTTAAGGCGTATCGAGAGGCAGTGCAATGAAAATCACCAAAATTACCACGTATCGTTTACCTCCCCGCTGGATGTTCCTGAAAATTGAAACCGATGAAGGCGTGGTCGGTTGGGGCGAGCCCGTGATTGAAGGCCGCGCTCGCACGGTGGAAGCGGCAGTCCACGAGCTGAGTGACTATTTGATTGGTCAGGACCCGTCACGCATCAACGACTTATGGCAAGTGATGTATCGCGCCGGATTTTATCGTGGCGGTCCAATCCTGATGAGCGCCATCGCCGGGATCGACCAGGCGTTATGGGATATCAAAGGCAAAGTGCTGAATGCGCCGGTCTGGCAACTGATGGGCGGCCTGGTTCGCGACAAAATTAAAGCCTACAGTTGGGTCGGCGGCGATCGTCCGGCGGATGTTATCGACGGCATTAAAACGCTACGCGAAATCGGCTTCGATACCTTCAAACTGAATGGTTGTGAAGAACTGGGGCTAATTGATAACTCCCGCGCGGTAGATGCGGCAGTCAACACCGTGGCGCAAATTCGTGAAGCCTTTGGTAATCAGATTGAGTTTGGTCTGGACTTCCATGGTCGCGTCAGCGCGCCGATGGCGAAAGTGCTGATTAAAGAGCTGGAACCGTATCGTCCGCTGTTTATTGAAGAGCCGGTGCTGGCGGAACAGGCCGAATACTACCCGAAACTGGCGGCACAAACGCATATTCCACTGGCGGCGGGTGAGCGCATGTTCTCACGCTTCGATTTTAAACGTGTGCTGGAGGCAGGCGGTATTTCGATTCTGCAACCGGATCTCTCCCACGCAGGCGGTATTACCGAATGCTACAAAATTGCCGGAATGGCAGAAGCCTATGACGTGACCCTTGCGCCGCACTGTCCGCTCGGACCGATTGCACTGGCGGCTTGCCTGCATATCGACTTTGTTTCCTATAACGCCGTCCTTCAGGAACAAAGTATGGGCATTCATTACAACAAAGGCGCGGAGTTACTCGACTTTGTGAAAAACAAAGAGGACTTCAGCATGGTCGGCGGTTTCTTTAAACCATTAACGAAACCGGGCTTAGGCGTGGAAATCGACGAAGCTAAAGTTATTGAGTTCAGTAAAAATGCCCCGGACTGGCGTAATCCGCTCTGGCGTCATGAAGATAACAGCGTAGCAGAGTGGTAATTCCTGCCACGTAAGCCCCTCATCGGGCACTAAAACAGCAATACAAAAATATAACCCTCTGTAAATTACAGGGCATGGTGAGCGGCTTCGCTATGCCCAAAATCTGGAGAAAGCTCGCTATGGATATTCCCGTTAATGCAGCAAAGCCGGGGCGTCGGCGTTATCTGACGCTGGTGATGATCTTTATTACGGTGGTCATTTGTTATGTTGACCGCGCTAACCTGGCCGTGGCTTCTGCCCATATTCAGGAAGAGTTTGGTATTACTAAAGCGCAAATGGGCTATGTATTTTCGGCCTTCGCCTGGCTTTATACGCTATGTCAGATCCCCGGTGGTTGGTTTTTAGATCGCGTAGGTTCACGCGTGACTTATTTTATTGCGATATTTGGCTGGTCAGTGGCGACGTTATTCCAGGGCTTTGCCACGGGCTTAATGTCATTAATTGGTCTGCGCGCGATAACCGGTATTTTCGAAGCGCCCGCGTTCCCGACCAATAACCGGATGGTAACCAGTTGGTTCCCGGAACATGAACGTGCTTCTGCCGTTGGTTTTTATACGTCTGGTCAGTTTGTCGGTCTGGCGTTTCTGACTCCGCTGCTGATCTGGATTCAGGAGATGTTGAGCTGGCACTGGGTGTTCATTGTCACCGGTGGTATCGGCATTATCTGGTCGCTGATTTGGTTTAAGGTTTATCAGCCGCCGCGTCTGACCAAAGGCATCAGCAAAGCTGAACTGGATTACATTCGTGATGGCGGCGGTCTGGTGGATGGCGATGCGCCGGTGAAGAAAGAGGCGCGTCAGCCGTTAACAGCCAAAGACTGGAAACTGGTGTTCCATCGTAAACTGATCGGTGTCTATCTTGGGCAATTTGCGGTGGCTTCTACACTGTGGTTTTTCTTAACCTGGTTCCCGAACTATTTAACCCAGGAAAAAGGAATCACAGCGCTGAAAGCAGGCTTTATGACCACGGTGCCATTCCTCGCGGCGTTTATTGGCGTCCTGCTCTCTGGCTGGGTCGCGGATCTGCTGGTACGTAAGGGCTTTTCACTGGGCTTTGCGCGTAAAACGCCGATTATCTGCGGCTTGCTGATCTCCACCTGCATTATGGGTGCGAACTACACCAACGATCCGATGATGATTATGTGCCTGATGGCGCTGGCATTCTTCGGCAACGGTTTTGCTTCGATAACCTGGTCGCTGGTCTCTTCTCTGGCACCGATGCGCCTGATTGGTTTAACCGGCGGTGTGTTTAACTTTGCCGGTGGTCTGGGCGGCATCACCGTTCCGCTGGTGGTGGGGTACCTGGCGCAGGGTTACGGTTTCGCGCCTGCACTGGTTTATATCTCCGCCGTCGCGTTGATTGGCGCGCTCTCTTACATCCTGCTGGTGGGCGATGTGAAGCGCGTTGGATAATCTTTCAACTGTGGAATATGCGCCACTCCACTGCGCATAATCCACTTTCTTAAAGCCGGTGCGGTCAGGCATCGGCTTTTTACTATCTTGCCGAAGAGTTTTAAACGCAGTTTGCGAGTGGCGCGCCAGTAAGCGGTATTGAGCTTCTCTGGCAGCTTCAGTAATACCGAACGCAGAATCTCTGCGCTATCCAGCGCATAGCTAATCCCCTCCAGCGAGCTGGCGCTGATAAATCCCGCCGCTTCGCCAATCAGAAAGGCGTTGTCCTTGCCGCAGACAAAATCCTGCCAGCGTGAGGGAAACAGCACCGTGCATTTTTCGCTTTTCACCGCCTTACCAAACTGGAACTGAAAGGCGCTCATTTTCTCTTTTAGCGTCGTGAAACGCGTCTGACCGTCTTTCATCGGATAGGCACCGCCAAAGATAAAATAACCGTCTTTGCTGATACTCCATGAGTAACAGTCAGTTATCGCATTATCAAAGATGCAGGAGTAGAACGGCACCGGATGTTTCTCTGCGAACCACTGCTGGATGGCGACATATTTACGAATCTGATGATCCGGGTAGAGATGTCGCCGCACCATCGAGTTGGCACCATCGGCACCGACCAGATAGCGGGCGGTAATATGCTGCTCCCAGCCGTCTGCGCGAAAAATGACATGCCATTTATCATCCTCACGCCAGATTTTTCGACACAGGCTGTCGTGGTAAACCTCAACGCTGGCGGGGATCAGCGATTTCATCCACAAGTCGAAAGCATGGCGATTAATATTGATATAGCTTCGCTGGTAGTTACGCGTGAGCGATGCGGCGACGTCGACGGTTTTGACGCTGAAAATCTGCGGGTTGGCGATGACATCGACAGGAAGCGTCAATCCATCGCGAATAAAAGATCGCTGCGCGTCCGGTGCCAGCAGACCGCCACAAGGTTTGCTGAAACCTTCAGTACCATGCTGGTGCTTTTTATCCAGCGCGATCACCTGCATTTTGCCTGCTAACTTTCGCGCCAACGCCGACCCTGCCGGGCCGAGGCCAATAATCGCCACGTCGAAATGTTCCATCTTTTCACTCACATTCATCACGATGGCAAAAGACTATTGTCTGAAAGTGAAGTCCTTGTGAAGTATTATGGCGGGAACCGTTTTGTATCAGGACCGCGCCATGAAACAGATAACCTTTGCTCCTCGTAATCACCTGCTCACCAATACCAATACCTGGACGCCCGACAGCCAGTGGCTGGTGTTTGACGTGCGGCCTTCTGGGGCGTCGTTTACCGGCGAGACCATTGAGCGTGTGAATATCCATACCGGCGAGGTCGAGGTTATCTATCGCGCGTCACAGGGCGCATACGTCGGCGTGGTGACCGTTCATCCGAAGTCAGAGAAGTATGTCTTCATCCACGGCCCGGAAAATCCTGATGAAACATGGTATTACGACTTTCATCATCGGCGCGGAGTGATTGTTGAAAGCGGCAAGGTGAGCAATCTCGATGCAATGGATATTACCGCGCCATATACGCCAGGAGCGCTACGTGGCGGCAGCCATGTACATGTCTTTAGCCCGAACGGTGAAAGGGTGAGCTTTACCTACAACGACCATGTAATGCATGAACTCGATCCGGCGCTGGATTTGCGAAACGTCGGTGTTGCTGCACCGTTTGGCCCGGTCAACGTACAAAAGCAGCATCCGCGTGAATACAGCGGTAGCCACTGGTGCGTGCTGGTAAGTAAAACCACGCCCACGCCACAGCCTGGCAGTGATGAAATCAATCGTGCTTATGAAGAAGGATGGGTAGGAAATCACGCGCTGGCGTTTATTGGCGACACACTTTCGCCAAAGGGCGAGAAAGTGCCGGAGCTGTTTATTGTCGAGTTGCCGAAAGATGAAGCTGGCTGGAAAGCGGCAGGTGATGTGCCGTTAAGTGGAACGGAAACAACCCTGCCTGCGCCACCGCGTGGTGTCGTGCAGCGACGTTTAACCTTTACGCACCATCGTATTTACCCGGGCCTGGTTAACATTCCGCGCCACTGGGTGCGTTGTAATCCTCAAGGAACACAAATTGCGTTTTTAATGCGTGATGATAACGGCATTGTGCAACTGTGGCTTATCTCGCCACAGGGCGGTGAACCACGCCAGTTAACCCATAATAAAACGGATATTCAGTCTGCATTTAACTGGCATCCATCAGGCGAATGGCTGGGATTTGTGCTGGATAATCGGATTGCTTGTGCCCATGCGCAAAGCGGCGAGGTTGAGTATTTAACCGAAAACCACGCCAATCCACCTTCTGCGGACGCCGTGGTTTTCTCGCCGGATGGTCAATGGTTGGCGTGGATGGAGGACGGTCAGTTGTGGATCACCGAAACTGACCGCTAGCTCTCAGTTTGCAGGCATTTTGGCGGGGGGAATGACGTTATTGGTTTCTTGCGCGTTGGCTTCGCTTTTTTCAACGCGCGAGCGCACTGAGCTGTCTTTGCGGAACACATCCCACGGTAGTAATATTGTGTCCAGTACTGCGGTAAATGGCATGTCGAGTATCGCCAGCGATTTTGTGCCCCAGTTGGTTTCATCGTCGCCAATCATGGTTGCGCTGGCGCGGGTGCCAGGATACGTTCCTTCTTTCCCCCCGGTATGGGACATCACGCTGGAGCATCCTCCGAGTAATGTCATTCCGCTGCATATCATGAACGCTAACAACACATTTCTTATCATAATAAATTCATCTGTTGATCGTGGGTGTTGGCCTGATGAGTTATAGCGATCCCTTGCTGAAAATAACATCATCATTACGTCGCACTGTGGCGGCTATCGCACTTTAACGTTTCGTGCTGCCCCCTCAGTCTATGCAATAGACCATAAACTGCAAAAAAAAGTCCGCTGATAAGGCTTGAAAAGTTCATTTCCAGACCCATTTTTACATCGTAGCCGATGAGGACGCGCCTGATGGGTGTTCTGGCTACCTGACCTGTCCATTGTGGAAGGTCTTAGATTCTCGCTGATTTCAGGAGCTATTGATTATGCGTAACTTTGATTTATCCCCGCTTTACCGTTCTGCTATTGGATTTGACCGTTTGTTTAACCACTTAGAAAACAACCAGAGCCAGAGTAATGGCGGCTACCCTCCGTATAACGTTGAACTGGTAGACGAAAACCATTATCGCATTGCTATCGCTGTGGCTGGTTTTGCTGAGAGCGAACTGGAAATTACCGCCCAGGATAATCTGCTGGTGGTGAAAGGTGCTCACGCCGACGAACAAAAAGAGCGCACCTATCTGTACCAGGGCATCGCTGAACGCAACTTTGAACGTAAATTCCAGTTAGCTGAGAACATTCATGTTCGTGGTGCTAACCTGGTGAATGGTCTGCTGTATATCGATCTCGAACGCGTGATTCCGGAAGCGAAAAAACCGCGCCGTATCGAAATCAACTAATTCCCTAAGGCCGCCTGGCGCGGTCTGACATTTTCATGCTCGCCGTCAGGGAGCATATGCGAATCTTCGGATTTGCAGGTACTTACTCGCTTCTTAGAAGGAGAAATGACTATGCGTAACTTCGATTTATCCCCACTGATGCGTCAATGGATCGGTTTTGACAAACTGGCCAACGCACTGCAAAACGCCGGTGAAAGCCAGAGCTTCCCGCCGTACAACATTGAGAAAAGCGACGATAACCACTACCGCATTACCCTTGCGCTGGCAGGTTTCCGTCAGGAAGATTTAGAGATTCAACTGGAAGGTACGCGCCTGAGCGTAAAAGGCACGCCAGAGCAGCCAAAAGAAGAGAAAAAATGGCTGCATCAAGGGCTTATGAATCAGCCTTTTAGCCTGAGCTTTACGCTGGCTGAAAATATGGAAGTCTCTGGCGCAACCTTCGTAAACGGTTTACTGCATATTGATTTAATTCGTAATGAGCCTGAACCCATCGCAGCGCAGCGTATCGCTATCAGCGAACGTCCCGCGTTAAATAGCTAACTAGCTATTCTCTTTGCCCCGCCATTCTGGTGGGGCTTTTTTTTGTCTTTTTTCTTCAGCAATGCGTTAAATTTCGCCTGTTTAAGATATTTCGGCACGTTCTTTCCCGTGATAATGTGCGCTATAAGGCAAATCTGCTTCACCGATTCAGCCATAATCCGTAGCAATTAAAATGTTATTTCAAGAGAAATGGACGATGAGTGATATAGCATTAACGGTCAGTATTCTGGCTTTGGTGGCGGTCGTCGGGTTGTTTATCGGCAACGTCAAGTTTCGCGGTGTTGGATTGGGCATTGGCGGCGTGCTGTTCGGTGGGATCATCGTCGGCCATTTTGTTTCTCAGGCGGGGATGACATTAAGTAGCGATATGCTGCATGTTATTCAGGAGTTTGGCCTGATCCTGTTCGTTTATACCATCGGGATTCAGGTAGGGCCGGGCTTCTTTGCCTCATTGCGCGTCTCCGGATTACGCCTCAACCTGTTTGCTGTTCTGATCGTCATCATCGGTGGTCTGGTTACCGCCATCCTGCATAAACTGTTTGATATTCCACTGCCGGTAGTGCTGGGGATTTTTTCCGGCGCGGTCACCAATACGCCAGCGCTGGGGGCAGGGCAGCAGATCTTGCGCGACCTGGGGACACCGATGGCGATGGTCGATCAAATGGGGATGAGCTATGCGATGGCGTATCCATTTGGGATTTGCGGCATTTTGTTCACTATGTGGATGCTGCGGGTTATTTTCCGCGTCAATGTTGAGACTGAGGCCCAGCAGCACGAGTCCACGCGAACCAACGGCGGTGCGCTAATCAGGACGATTAACATCCGAGTTGAGAATCCTAATTTGCATAATTTAGCCATTAAAGATGTGCCGATTCTCAATGGCGATAAAGTTATTTGCTCACGATTGAAACGAGAAGAAACCCTAAAAGTGCCTTCGCCAGAAACCGTTATTCAACTGGGCGATTTGCTGCATCTGGTGGGGCAGCCTGCGGATTTACATAATGCG
It encodes the following:
- the yidR gene encoding DUF3748 domain-containing protein, whose amino-acid sequence is MKQITFAPRNHLLTNTNTWTPDSQWLVFDVRPSGASFTGETIERVNIHTGEVEVIYRASQGAYVGVVTVHPKSEKYVFIHGPENPDETWYYDFHHRRGVIVESGKVSNLDAMDITAPYTPGALRGGSHVHVFSPNGERVSFTYNDHVMHELDPALDLRNVGVAAPFGPVNVQKQHPREYSGSHWCVLVSKTTPTPQPGSDEINRAYEEGWVGNHALAFIGDTLSPKGEKVPELFIVELPKDEAGWKAAGDVPLSGTETTLPAPPRGVVQRRLTFTHHRIYPGLVNIPRHWVRCNPQGTQIAFLMRDDNGIVQLWLISPQGGEPRQLTHNKTDIQSAFNWHPSGEWLGFVLDNRIACAHAQSGEVEYLTENHANPPSADAVVFSPDGQWLAWMEDGQLWITETDR
- the cbrA gene encoding colicin M resistance lipid reductase CbrA, giving the protein MEHFDVAIIGLGPAGSALARKLAGKMQVIALDKKHQHGTEGFSKPCGGLLAPDAQRSFIRDGLTLPVDVIANPQIFSVKTVDVAASLTRNYQRSYININRHAFDLWMKSLIPASVEVYHDSLCRKIWREDDKWHVIFRADGWEQHITARYLVGADGANSMVRRHLYPDHQIRKYVAIQQWFAEKHPVPFYSCIFDNAITDCYSWSISKDGYFIFGGAYPMKDGQTRFTTLKEKMSAFQFQFGKAVKSEKCTVLFPSRWQDFVCGKDNAFLIGEAAGFISASSLEGISYALDSAEILRSVLLKLPEKLNTAYWRATRKLRLKLFGKIVKSRCLTAPALRKWIMRSGVAHIPQLKDYPTRFTSPTSRM
- the yidQ gene encoding YceK/YidQ family lipoprotein, whose amino-acid sequence is MIRNVLLAFMICSGMTLLGGCSSVMSHTGGKEGTYPGTRASATMIGDDETNWGTKSLAILDMPFTAVLDTILLPWDVFRKDSSVRSRVEKSEANAQETNNVIPPAKMPAN
- the dgoD gene encoding galactonate dehydratase; protein product: MKITKITTYRLPPRWMFLKIETDEGVVGWGEPVIEGRARTVEAAVHELSDYLIGQDPSRINDLWQVMYRAGFYRGGPILMSAIAGIDQALWDIKGKVLNAPVWQLMGGLVRDKIKAYSWVGGDRPADVIDGIKTLREIGFDTFKLNGCEELGLIDNSRAVDAAVNTVAQIREAFGNQIEFGLDFHGRVSAPMAKVLIKELEPYRPLFIEEPVLAEQAEYYPKLAAQTHIPLAAGERMFSRFDFKRVLEAGGISILQPDLSHAGGITECYKIAGMAEAYDVTLAPHCPLGPIALAACLHIDFVSYNAVLQEQSMGIHYNKGAELLDFVKNKEDFSMVGGFFKPLTKPGLGVEIDEAKVIEFSKNAPDWRNPLWRHEDNSVAEW
- the dgoA gene encoding 2-dehydro-3-deoxy-6-phosphogalactonate aldolase — protein: MQWQTKLPLIAILRGITPDEALAHVGAVIDAGFDAVEIPLNSPQWEQSIPAIVDAYGDKALIGAGTVLKPEQVDALARMGCQLIVTPNIHSEVIRRAVGYGMTVCPGCATATEAFTALEAGAQALKIFPSSAFGPQYIKALKAVLPPDIAVFAVGGVTPENLAQWIDAGCAGAGLGSDLYRAGQSVERTAQQAAAFVKAYREAVQ
- the ibpB gene encoding small heat shock chaperone IbpB; the protein is MRNFDLSPLMRQWIGFDKLANALQNAGESQSFPPYNIEKSDDNHYRITLALAGFRQEDLEIQLEGTRLSVKGTPEQPKEEKKWLHQGLMNQPFSLSFTLAENMEVSGATFVNGLLHIDLIRNEPEPIAAQRIAISERPALNS
- the ibpA gene encoding small heat shock chaperone IbpA; the encoded protein is MRNFDLSPLYRSAIGFDRLFNHLENNQSQSNGGYPPYNVELVDENHYRIAIAVAGFAESELEITAQDNLLVVKGAHADEQKERTYLYQGIAERNFERKFQLAENIHVRGANLVNGLLYIDLERVIPEAKKPRRIEIN
- the dgoT gene encoding MFS transporter: MVSGFAMPKIWRKLAMDIPVNAAKPGRRRYLTLVMIFITVVICYVDRANLAVASAHIQEEFGITKAQMGYVFSAFAWLYTLCQIPGGWFLDRVGSRVTYFIAIFGWSVATLFQGFATGLMSLIGLRAITGIFEAPAFPTNNRMVTSWFPEHERASAVGFYTSGQFVGLAFLTPLLIWIQEMLSWHWVFIVTGGIGIIWSLIWFKVYQPPRLTKGISKAELDYIRDGGGLVDGDAPVKKEARQPLTAKDWKLVFHRKLIGVYLGQFAVASTLWFFLTWFPNYLTQEKGITALKAGFMTTVPFLAAFIGVLLSGWVADLLVRKGFSLGFARKTPIICGLLISTCIMGANYTNDPMMIMCLMALAFFGNGFASITWSLVSSLAPMRLIGLTGGVFNFAGGLGGITVPLVVGYLAQGYGFAPALVYISAVALIGALSYILLVGDVKRVG